From Nitrospira sp., a single genomic window includes:
- a CDS encoding putative toxin-antitoxin system toxin component, PIN family, which produces MVGRAATIVRPSRNIAVLNDAPDNRILECAVTAQADLIVTGDHHLLKQKSSKAFPLSD; this is translated from the coding sequence ATCGTAGGGCGAGCAGCAACCATCGTCCGCCCGTCACGTAATATCGCGGTGCTCAACGATGCACCTGATAATCGAATTCTGGAGTGCGCCGTGACAGCACAGGCTGACCTCATCGTCACCGGCGACCATCATCTGCTGAAGCAAAAGAGTTCGAAAGCATTCCCATTGTCAGACTAG
- a CDS encoding PIN domain-containing protein → MKAVFDANIFVSAFILPGSRGEQAFLVAHRRKIGLYSSIPILTETARILRTKFDQPEKDVTAPLKIQDRRASSNHRPPVT, encoded by the coding sequence ATGAAGGCCGTCTTCGACGCGAATATCTTCGTGTCGGCTTTCATCCTTCCTGGTAGTCGAGGCGAACAAGCATTTCTTGTCGCACATCGCCGAAAGATAGGACTGTACAGTTCCATTCCCATCCTGACCGAGACTGCTCGCATCCTCCGTACCAAGTTTGATCAGCCAGAAAAGGATGTCACCGCCCCATTAAAGATTCAAGATCGTAGGGCGAGCAGCAACCATCGTCCGCCCGTCACGTAA